The following DNA comes from bacterium.
TTGTTAAACCGAAGAATATTCGCCTCATCTAAAGCCGCATCTACTTCGTCTAAGACACAAAAAGGACTGGGTTTATACAGAAATATGGCAAATAATAGACAGATGGAGACTAATGCCTTTTCACCTCCAGATAAAAGTGACATACTTTGCAGGCGTTTGCCGGGTGGTTGAACATTTATCTCTATCCCCACTTCTTCTGAAGAAGCACCATTGGTTAATCTTAAAGTGCCCATTCCTCCTTCAAATAAACTCTTAACAATCTCTTCAAAATTGGCTTTAATTTGAGAAAATGTTTTATCAAATAGTTCCTGTGATGTTGTATCGATTTGCTGAATCAAGTTTTGTAAATCCTGTTTGGCATTAATTAAGTCCTCGCGCTGGGAATTTAAGAATTCAAATCGTTTGTTTATCTCCTCGTATTCTGCTGGCGCCATTAAATTTACCTCTTTATATGCCTCTAATTTTTGTCTGGATTTCTCTATCTCTTCTAATAATTCCTGTTTAGATATGGTCATATTCGGTTCTTTATCCGGTGAAATAGAGAATTTATATTCTTGTAATAAATGGTTGGTGATATTTTCCATCTTTAATTTATGTTCTGTAGATTGTAGTTCAATCTGATGCAAACTATTTTTTGTATCATTTTCCTTCTGCTGGGTAGTTTTAATCTCTTCTTCTATATTTAAAATAGCCTGCTGTAACAATTGGTCTTCATCCTGAAGTTTATTTAAGATTATATCCCCTTCTTCTTTCTCTTTAATCCTGTCTTCAATCTCTTTTTCATAATCAATTTCCCTTTTTGTCTCTCGTTCTTTTTCCTTAAGTAGCCAATTTGTCTCTTCATTTAATCTATCTATTTCCTTTTCTAAATCTTTTAGACTATCCTTCAACCTATTTATCTGCAGGGTCAGACTCTCTTCGAGTTGTGTCAATTGAGCAAACTTGACCCTGATTTGAGTTACAGTGGTCATTTTATCCTTTAAGATAGCTTCTTTTGTCTTGACTTCCTGAACAAGTGCAGAAATAAACGATTCATTCTGGACATTGGTAGTATTTTTAGTCTCCTCTTCACTTTTTAGTTCTTTAATCTTCTCATTTAGTTCAATCAGTTCCTGGTGCAAATTGCTTTTTTCCTCTTTTAATGAAGTCAGTTGTCTTAAATTTTCTTCTTTAATCTCACCTGTTTGAGAAAAATCGCGTTTTAAATTAGAGACGATAATTTCTTGTGAATGAATATTTACCTGGAGATTAGTCAAATCAAGCTGTATGGATGATAATTCAGTTTGTTCTTTTAATTTCTTCTCCTCTAACTCTTTCAATTGAAGCTCAATGTTACTTAGTTTTTTAGTCAATTCCATAATCTGTTTTTTGCGATTGATTAAACTTTCGCCTGAAATTTTAGGTAATCCGCCTTGAATAATGCCATTAGAGTCTATCAACTCGCCGTCTAAGGTTGCTATTCGAAGATGCTGTGATGAGTTTTTAATAATTTTAGTGGCTGTAGGTAGGTCTTTGGCGACTAATACATTTCCCAGAAGATACTCAAAGGCAGGTTGAAATTTTTTATCATAATTGATTAAGTCCAAAGCCCAGCCTTCCACCCCCTTACCCCCGCCAGCGGGGGATATCCTCCCCCTTAATCCCCCTCCAGCGGGGGACATCCACGGGGCTTTAACCTCCTCTAACGGAATAAAGGTAACTCGTTGTGCTTTTTTCTCTTTAAGAAATGGGATTATTTGTTCTGCCTGAGTAGTAGTGTTAAGGATTACTGCTTGAATATTTTCTCCCAGACTTACCTCGATTGCCTTTTCGAATCTATGGTCAAAATCTATCAAATCAACCACAACCCCTGCAATTTCAGGGAGTAGGTTGGTTGAAGTAAGAATTGTTTTGACACCGGGTAAGTAACCATCTAATTTTTTCTGTAATTCCTGCAGAGTAGATAGTCTGCCAGATATAACCTTCATCTCTTCACGCAGTGTATTTATCTGTGAATCAGTTTTATTCACTTCTTGAGTTGTTATCTCTTTTTTAGATTGTGCTTGAGCCAATCTTTTCTTCAGATTAATTATTTTATTCTCTTCTTCGTCTATCTGTTTTTTTAGTTTATCCAGGTTTTTTTCAATAGTCTCTTTTTTAAAGGTAGTCTTTTCTTCTTCCTCCATTAGTCGTTGCATCCTGAGTTTTATATTCTTTTGTTCTATTTGTGCTTGACTTAACTGATTGCGGATATGGGCAAGTTGATTTAAAAAGTCAATCATTTCAATCTTTGCCTCTTCTAATTGAGTAGTTTTTTTCTCTTTTTCTTGTTCTAATTCAGACAGAATAGTTTCTTGTTGGGTTAAATTTTGTAGGGTTTGTTCTAATTCTTTTAATGCCTCCTCTTTATTCTTTTCTTCGGTAGTAATTTCCTTACTTAAATTATCAATCTTGTCTTTTGATGACTTGATTTCCGTATCAATCCGAGCCAATTGTGAATCAATATTAGCCTCTTTCTCTTTCTGTTGTAGAAGTTGTCCATTTATCCTTTGAATCTCCTGGGCTAAATTAAAGATAATCGGTTGAAGATTTTTTATCTCTGCTTCTTTGTTCTTAACCTGGAGTTTTTTATCTGTGAGCAAGGAATTTAGTCGGGTTAAATTAGAGTTTATCTGTTTAGAGTCTCTTGCGATTCGTTCATATTCTTTTGAACAGGCATCGTAGGCGGCATTTAAAATTCTATATTCGTCTTCGAACAGGGTTATTTCCAGGTTTTGGAGTTGCGTTTTAATTTCAAGATAGCGTTGTGTTTTTTTTGCCTGGCGATAGAGTGAATCTCTTTGTCTGGAAATTTCTGTTAGCAGGTCGTCAATTCTAATAAGATTTTGAGAAGTGAGTTGTAATTTAGAGATTGCCTCTTGTTTTTTAACCTTGTATTTGGCAATCCCTGCCGCCTCTTCAAATATTGCTTTTCGGTCTGCCGCTTTAGAATTAACCACAAAATCTACCTTATTTTGTTCTATCAAAGAATAAGCCGCATGCCCTAATCCGGTATCTAAAAATAATTGGGTAATGTCTTTTAGTCGGCAAGGGGCTTTATTTAATAGATATTCACTTTCACCAGACCGAAATAATCTGCGGGTGATGGAGACCTCATTGAATTCAATGGGTAGGATTTTCGTGGAATTTTCGATGGCAAGAGATACCTCAGCCACACCAAGTGGTTTTTGTTGTTCACTGCCATTGAAGATGACATTGGTCATTGACTTAGAGCGTAAAAGATAGGGGTTTTGTTCACCCAGAACCCAGCGGATGGCTTCGTAAATATTACTTTTGCCGCAACCATTAGGTCCAACAACCGCAGTTAGTCCATCCTGGAATTTAAAGGTAGTTTTTTCTGCAAAGGATTTAAAGCCAAATATCGATAGGCTTTTAAGAAAAGGCACTGATGATTCCCCTCCCTTAAGTCAGACTACAGACCACAGAGGACAGAGAACAGAACTCAGAAATTTTGTCTTCTATCCTCTATCGTCTTTCTCTCTCTTTGGTCTGTGGTCTTCAGTCTTCTTTAATTATACCCTTAAATTTCTATTCTGTCAAGGAAAAAAATTGTTGACAAGTTAAATATCAAAGTGATATGATATAAATTGCAATTCAAATGGATGAAAAGTTGTTAGAAATAAAAGAGTTAAAGGTCTCCTTTTTTATTGATAAAAGAGAGTTACCAACGATAGATGGTGTCAATCTTTGCATAGATAAAGGTAAAACCATCGGGTTAGTTGGTGAATCAGGATGTGGAAAATCATTAACGGCTTTTTCGATACTTCGACTCCTTCCTGAGCAAGCAGAAATTGTTGGAGGCGAGATTAACTTTGAAGGAGTAGATTTATTAAAATATTCTAAGACACAAATTCGAGATATTCGAGGCAGGAGAATATCAATGATATTCCAGAACCCGTCTTCATCTCTAAATCCTGTTTTTACTATCGGTAATCAGATAGCTGAAGCAATCCATTTACCTTATCGAGAGGCAGAAGAAAAGGTCAAAGGACTACTAAAGTTAGTTGGTTTGCCTGCGGTTGAAAGGCACTTTCCCCATCAACTAAGTGGCGGGATGAATCAACGGGTGATGATTGCGATGGCGATAGCTTCCAATCCAGCAATTCTAATTGCAGACGAGCCAACAACGGCTTTAGATGTAACGATTCAAACACAAATTCTGGCGCTATTAAAAAATCTACAAAGCAAATTAAATATGTCCATATTATTAATTACGCATGATTTAAGTATTGTGGCTCAAATGACTGATGTGGTGGCGATTATGTATGCTGGCAAGATAGTTGAGGAGGCAACCACAAATGAACTTTTTACCCAGCCAGTTCATCCTTATACGAAAGTACTTTTAGATTGTATTCCGAAACTTGAGAAAAAAACTGAGCGATTACCTTATATCCCGGGGAGTGTTCCAGATAGTTTTACTTCAATTAGTGGCTGTAGATTTCATCCCCGATGTCAATTTGCGAGTTCAAAATGTGTTCTCGAGGAACCACCAATGAAGCAAATAGAGGATACTCATAGGGTTAGATGCTGGAAATATTCAAAAAATTAGACAGGCGTGAAAGCCCAATTTCTAAATTCAACCTTTTCTATGGTTAATCTTAACATTATCGTAACCGTTCAGGCTATATATCAAAAGTGTAAGAAAGGGGATAAGGAGATAAGAATGATATGGAGATAGGATAATAGAAATAGATTGAAATTTATAGAAATAGGTAGAAATTGATTGTGGAAAACAACAAATTTCCATAAATTTCTATTAGTTTCTATTAATTTCAATTTTTTTAATAATATCTCCCTATCTCCTT
Coding sequences within:
- the smc gene encoding chromosome segregation protein SMC, translating into MPFLKSLSIFGFKSFAEKTTFKFQDGLTAVVGPNGCGKSNIYEAIRWVLGEQNPYLLRSKSMTNVIFNGSEQQKPLGVAEVSLAIENSTKILPIEFNEVSITRRLFRSGESEYLLNKAPCRLKDITQLFLDTGLGHAAYSLIEQNKVDFVVNSKAADRKAIFEEAAGIAKYKVKKQEAISKLQLTSQNLIRIDDLLTEISRQRDSLYRQAKKTQRYLEIKTQLQNLEITLFEDEYRILNAAYDACSKEYERIARDSKQINSNLTRLNSLLTDKKLQVKNKEAEIKNLQPIIFNLAQEIQRINGQLLQQKEKEANIDSQLARIDTEIKSSKDKIDNLSKEITTEEKNKEEALKELEQTLQNLTQQETILSELEQEKEKKTTQLEEAKIEMIDFLNQLAHIRNQLSQAQIEQKNIKLRMQRLMEEEEKTTFKKETIEKNLDKLKKQIDEEENKIINLKKRLAQAQSKKEITTQEVNKTDSQINTLREEMKVISGRLSTLQELQKKLDGYLPGVKTILTSTNLLPEIAGVVVDLIDFDHRFEKAIEVSLGENIQAVILNTTTQAEQIIPFLKEKKAQRVTFIPLEEVKAPWMSPAGGGLRGRISPAGGGKGVEGWALDLINYDKKFQPAFEYLLGNVLVAKDLPTATKIIKNSSQHLRIATLDGELIDSNGIIQGGLPKISGESLINRKKQIMELTKKLSNIELQLKELEEKKLKEQTELSSIQLDLTNLQVNIHSQEIIVSNLKRDFSQTGEIKEENLRQLTSLKEEKSNLHQELIELNEKIKELKSEEETKNTTNVQNESFISALVQEVKTKEAILKDKMTTVTQIRVKFAQLTQLEESLTLQINRLKDSLKDLEKEIDRLNEETNWLLKEKERETKREIDYEKEIEDRIKEKEEGDIILNKLQDEDQLLQQAILNIEEEIKTTQQKENDTKNSLHQIELQSTEHKLKMENITNHLLQEYKFSISPDKEPNMTISKQELLEEIEKSRQKLEAYKEVNLMAPAEYEEINKRFEFLNSQREDLINAKQDLQNLIQQIDTTSQELFDKTFSQIKANFEEIVKSLFEGGMGTLRLTNGASSEEVGIEINVQPPGKRLQSMSLLSGGEKALVSICLLFAIFLYKPSPFCVLDEVDAALDEANILRFNKLLKSFSQKTQFLIITHNKLTISNVSTLYGITMETPGVSKVLSVKLVNGNNQV
- a CDS encoding ABC transporter ATP-binding protein yields the protein MDEKLLEIKELKVSFFIDKRELPTIDGVNLCIDKGKTIGLVGESGCGKSLTAFSILRLLPEQAEIVGGEINFEGVDLLKYSKTQIRDIRGRRISMIFQNPSSSLNPVFTIGNQIAEAIHLPYREAEEKVKGLLKLVGLPAVERHFPHQLSGGMNQRVMIAMAIASNPAILIADEPTTALDVTIQTQILALLKNLQSKLNMSILLITHDLSIVAQMTDVVAIMYAGKIVEEATTNELFTQPVHPYTKVLLDCIPKLEKKTERLPYIPGSVPDSFTSISGCRFHPRCQFASSKCVLEEPPMKQIEDTHRVRCWKYSKN